From Trueperaceae bacterium, a single genomic window includes:
- a CDS encoding acyltransferase — MRRGFGSAIARRLGAPGRRVRRWWDRRTMPRFASVGPGFVMRQPRSVVGADRIHVGRDVKLGPGSELKANVRYPGGWMRHPLGEHVEQRFEPVIRIGDRVTATAALQVVAFREVVIEDDVMFASNVFVADGTHATTSGEVPYKYQGIAPVAPVRIGRGAWLGQNVVVLPGVTIGELAVVGANSVVTRDVPPRTVVAGVPARPVKTWDEASGAWRPADSRG, encoded by the coding sequence ATGCGACGCGGCTTCGGCTCGGCCATCGCCCGGCGGCTCGGCGCCCCCGGGCGCCGCGTGCGGCGCTGGTGGGACCGCCGCACCATGCCGCGCTTCGCCAGCGTCGGGCCGGGGTTCGTGATGCGGCAGCCCCGCAGCGTCGTGGGCGCCGACCGCATCCACGTCGGCCGCGACGTGAAGCTCGGTCCCGGCAGCGAGCTGAAGGCGAACGTGCGCTACCCGGGAGGCTGGATGCGCCACCCGCTCGGGGAGCACGTCGAGCAGCGCTTCGAGCCCGTGATCCGCATCGGCGACCGCGTGACGGCCACGGCCGCGCTGCAGGTCGTCGCGTTCCGGGAGGTCGTCATCGAGGACGACGTCATGTTCGCCTCCAACGTCTTCGTCGCCGACGGCACGCACGCCACCACGAGCGGGGAGGTCCCGTACAAGTACCAGGGCATCGCGCCGGTGGCCCCGGTCCGCATCGGACGCGGCGCCTGGCTCGGTCAGAACGTGGTCGTGCTGCCCGGCGTGACGATCGGCGAGCTGGCGGTCGTGGGCGCCAACAGCGTCGTCACGCGGGACGTCCCGCCCCGCACCGTCGTGGCCGGCGTGCCGGCCCGGCCCGTGAAGACCTGGGACGAGGCGAGCGGCGCCTGGCGCCCCGCCGACTCAAGGGGGTGA
- a CDS encoding sialate O-acetylesterase has protein sequence MRTVSERTRRSLVGGRPGPGALAALAVALLLASCDTLFPPPPEPPPPPPPPPGSQWLAQHLEAQDAVSALVVTVAYDPEEATFRGLTVADAAAIAAARDDGAGRVSVHWFSYEAGSGHLLTLHWSSPPDAAPPAVTGSSAYGPDGSDVPGAVALGGFAEDGSDEPVDLHDGLPELEPDADATSACLSSDYPAELASYPLGDIDAGGDVDLRDVVLIHTAIAEEGLAGGDPHELFHADLTGDCVYDEADVRQAFVKAAFPDAEAAPVAKPPLLGYARLRAGAPVLVGNAGNAPLSGLAFFGVNLNGSGFVGQVSWPIEGQSALWTLTTDPNDALGTLRVVAGDAETQVLVGNVAVLVAGQSNAVGWDRDVPAELQDGDAFPTVRMLGNDYRWRPATEPLDDPTGQLDVVSEDADPGTSAGTSLGRLLAVGDEDAGVTGTGRAAYLIPAALGGSRMTPRPITNVGWYLGPADLAGTDRDTLYGSAMYRALLSAGLRDDPVGDQEPEGGPVSAVFWYQGESDNSTLDLREDYAGYTASVFEAMRATLAGATGAVDPVIIYAQLAAYGCCFGAESPTDAYVEQLKSHDIAERQRRLEEGAFLGTPHLLPSSGLEGGVQGAHMVVTHDLPRFDRIHLSAEGQQVLARRVALAYQEHVLGWDVDGTGPRLVSLTRSGTTVTLTFDREVTPPQVSGPAAYSGYFTAWDGPPDGGSDYSSSYGSSNELAIANVERHASDARKVVITLASNPAGDVYLRYMRPHEPTATSEYLEDVIRGADSGLPLPSFGPLRVG, from the coding sequence TTGCGGACGGTCAGCGAGAGGACGCGCCGGTCGCTCGTCGGTGGGCGGCCCGGGCCGGGCGCCCTGGCGGCGCTCGCGGTAGCCCTCCTGCTCGCGTCTTGCGACACGCTGTTCCCACCGCCGCCCGAGCCCCCGCCTCCCCCGCCGCCACCGCCCGGCAGCCAGTGGCTGGCGCAGCATCTCGAAGCACAGGACGCGGTCTCGGCGCTCGTCGTCACGGTCGCCTACGACCCCGAGGAGGCGACGTTCCGGGGGCTCACCGTGGCCGACGCAGCCGCCATCGCGGCCGCTCGCGACGACGGTGCCGGAAGGGTGAGCGTCCACTGGTTCTCCTACGAGGCCGGGTCGGGCCACCTGCTCACGCTCCATTGGTCCTCGCCGCCCGACGCCGCGCCGCCCGCGGTGACCGGGTCCTCCGCCTACGGTCCCGACGGCTCCGACGTCCCCGGCGCGGTCGCGCTCGGCGGCTTCGCTGAGGACGGCTCCGACGAGCCCGTGGACCTGCACGACGGCCTACCGGAGCTGGAGCCCGACGCCGACGCCACCTCTGCCTGCCTCTCGTCCGACTACCCGGCCGAGCTGGCCTCCTACCCGCTCGGCGACATCGACGCCGGCGGCGACGTCGACCTACGCGACGTGGTGCTGATCCACACGGCCATCGCCGAGGAAGGCCTCGCCGGCGGCGACCCCCACGAGCTCTTCCACGCCGACCTCACCGGCGACTGCGTCTACGACGAGGCCGACGTGCGCCAGGCGTTCGTGAAGGCCGCCTTCCCCGACGCGGAGGCCGCGCCGGTGGCCAAACCCCCGCTCCTGGGCTACGCGCGGTTGCGCGCCGGCGCGCCGGTGCTCGTGGGCAACGCCGGCAACGCCCCGCTCTCGGGGCTCGCGTTCTTCGGCGTGAACCTCAACGGCAGCGGCTTCGTCGGCCAGGTGAGCTGGCCCATCGAGGGCCAGTCGGCGCTGTGGACGCTGACGACCGACCCGAACGACGCCCTCGGTACCCTCCGGGTCGTCGCCGGGGACGCCGAGACCCAGGTCCTCGTGGGCAACGTCGCGGTCCTCGTCGCCGGCCAGTCGAACGCCGTGGGCTGGGACAGGGACGTCCCCGCCGAGCTGCAGGACGGCGACGCCTTCCCGACCGTGCGCATGCTCGGGAACGACTACAGGTGGCGACCGGCCACCGAGCCGCTGGACGACCCGACGGGCCAGCTCGACGTGGTCAGCGAGGACGCCGACCCTGGCACCTCGGCGGGCACGTCCCTCGGCCGGCTCCTCGCGGTGGGGGACGAGGACGCCGGCGTGACGGGCACCGGTCGCGCCGCCTACCTGATACCCGCCGCCCTCGGCGGCAGCCGCATGACGCCGCGGCCCATCACGAACGTCGGCTGGTACCTCGGGCCCGCCGACCTCGCCGGCACCGACCGCGACACGCTCTACGGCAGCGCGATGTACCGGGCGCTGCTGTCGGCCGGCCTCCGCGACGACCCCGTCGGGGACCAGGAGCCGGAGGGCGGGCCGGTGAGCGCCGTGTTCTGGTACCAGGGCGAGTCGGACAACTCGACCCTCGACCTCCGGGAGGACTACGCGGGCTACACGGCGAGCGTGTTCGAGGCGATGCGGGCGACGCTCGCGGGCGCGACGGGCGCCGTGGACCCCGTGATCATCTACGCCCAGCTCGCGGCCTACGGCTGCTGCTTCGGCGCGGAGAGCCCGACCGACGCCTACGTCGAGCAGCTCAAGTCGCACGACATCGCCGAGCGCCAGCGGCGGCTCGAGGAGGGCGCCTTCCTCGGCACCCCCCACCTGCTCCCGAGCTCCGGCCTCGAGGGCGGGGTGCAGGGCGCGCACATGGTGGTGACGCACGACCTGCCGCGGTTCGACAGGATCCACCTCAGCGCCGAGGGGCAGCAGGTGCTCGCCAGACGCGTCGCCCTGGCCTACCAGGAGCACGTGCTGGGCTGGGACGTCGACGGCACCGGCCCGCGCCTCGTCTCGCTCACGCGCTCCGGGACCACGGTGACGCTGACGTTCGACCGGGAGGTGACGCCGCCCCAGGTGAGCGGACCGGCGGCCTACTCGGGCTACTTCACGGCCTGGGACGGCCCGCCCGACGGCGGCTCCGACTACTCCAGCTCGTACGGCAGCAGCAACGAGCTGGCCATCGCGAACGTGGAGCGCCACGCCTCCGACGCCCGCAAGGTCGTGATCACGCTGGCGTCGAACCCGGCCGGCGACGTCTACCTGCGCTACATGAGGCCGCACGAGCCGACGGCCACCTCGGAGTACCTCGAGGACGTGATCCGCGGCGCCGACTCCGGCCTGCCGCTGCCGAGCTTCGGTCCGCTGCGGGTGGGCTGA
- a CDS encoding glycosyltransferase family 4 protein, which translates to MSGAAPRARYRVAFLTPEYPTELTGEGGVGSYVHKTAHLLARDGHDCTVFVTSDADERLRDGDVAVVRVARSRSSALRGLAWLLRRLDRASGYLPAYVANARRLAAALEAEHERAPFDLVQSANLRLAGLFVRRREGRRHLVRISTSRLLYEPASGRPVTPLARLTERLDVLAQRRADASYAPSRLLQRHFADRYGLDVGLVWPPLPVDVADRGEPPPPGLPGRYLVHFGSLGRRKGTDVVADALPLAWEREPGLRMVWAGPLADAARERYRAAWGERAELVTLLGPLARRRLYGVVAGAVASVLPSLMDNLPNTVIESLALGVPVVGTDGASIDELVRHGESGLLVPPGDAPALADALVEVWRGRPFPRVSPPEEMLPERAVNALLAFAGLAPGTGLV; encoded by the coding sequence TTGAGCGGCGCCGCGCCCCGCGCCCGCTACCGGGTGGCGTTCCTCACGCCGGAGTACCCGACCGAGCTGACCGGCGAGGGCGGCGTGGGCAGCTACGTCCACAAGACCGCGCACCTCCTCGCGCGGGACGGCCACGACTGCACGGTGTTCGTCACCAGCGACGCCGACGAGAGGCTGCGCGACGGCGACGTCGCGGTCGTGCGGGTGGCCCGCAGCCGCTCTTCCGCGCTGCGGGGGCTCGCCTGGCTGCTGCGGCGCCTCGACCGCGCCTCCGGCTACCTGCCCGCCTACGTCGCGAACGCGCGGCGGCTGGCCGCGGCTCTCGAGGCGGAGCACGAGCGCGCGCCCTTCGACCTCGTGCAGTCGGCGAACCTGCGGTTGGCGGGCCTGTTCGTGCGTCGGCGGGAGGGCCGGCGGCACCTCGTGCGCATCAGCACCTCGCGGCTGCTCTACGAGCCCGCCTCCGGACGCCCCGTGACGCCTCTGGCGCGCCTCACCGAGCGCCTCGACGTGCTGGCCCAGCGCCGCGCCGACGCCTCCTACGCTCCCAGCAGGCTGCTGCAGCGCCACTTCGCCGACCGCTACGGGCTCGACGTGGGTCTCGTCTGGCCGCCTCTGCCCGTCGACGTCGCCGACCGCGGGGAGCCGCCGCCGCCGGGCCTGCCGGGGCGCTACCTCGTGCACTTCGGCTCCCTGGGGCGCCGCAAGGGCACCGACGTGGTCGCGGACGCGCTGCCCCTGGCCTGGGAGCGCGAGCCGGGGCTGCGCATGGTGTGGGCCGGCCCGCTGGCCGACGCGGCGCGCGAGCGCTACCGCGCCGCGTGGGGCGAGCGCGCCGAGCTGGTCACGCTGCTGGGCCCGCTCGCGAGGCGGCGCCTCTACGGCGTCGTGGCCGGGGCCGTCGCCAGCGTGCTGCCGTCGCTGATGGACAACCTGCCGAACACGGTCATCGAGAGCCTGGCGCTGGGCGTGCCGGTCGTCGGCACCGACGGCGCCAGCATCGACGAGCTGGTGAGGCACGGCGAGAGCGGGCTGCTCGTCCCGCCGGGCGACGCGCCGGCCTTGGCCGACGCCCTCGTCGAGGTGTGGCGCGGCCGGCCGTTCCCGCGCGTCTCTCCGCCGGAGGAGATGCTCCCTGAACGAGCCGTGAACGCCCTCCTGGCGTTCGCCGGCCTGGCGCCTGGTACCGGACTGGTATAG
- a CDS encoding aminotransferase class III-fold pyridoxal phosphate-dependent enzyme, with protein sequence MRPGSRRAGRRRRSSPDTEGVRDAPRPRGEGGRARSGRSTLPAEPQRRRQTGAAREAVSMSPTATSRTHKHVLTPWSKQSAVNTPTITRGQGSYLYDEDGKRYLDLSAGLVAVNLGHGHPAVVDAIKRQAERLLYAAPSLMNDVRSDFAALLSEVSPWDEGARVFFTANGGEGNEDAVKMSRMITGRHKVLVAYRSFHGSAPGAGSLTGEDRRWPNEPGMPGVVRFFAPYPFNSPFFTDDPAEETRRALQHLEDVITFEGAKNIAALVIEPVVGSNGVVVYPEGYLKGLRDITARHGIVLVFDEVMTGFGRTGETFAAQRFEVTPDMIVFAKGVASAYVPLGGVLVRESLAEHFDDNVLMCGHTYSGHPLAMAAGLATVTAMRQEGLFRRARELEPVIRDGLETLKERHPVVGDVRGVGAFFGIELVKDRATREPLVPWYGGDNAPIGKLTAALRERGVYAFGRYNVLIVSPPLTISREDLSFGFEGLDAALKVLA encoded by the coding sequence CTGAGGCCGGGCAGCCGCCGCGCGGGCCGGCGGCGCCGGTCATCGCCCGACACCGAGGGCGTCCGGGACGCTCCGCGTCCGCGAGGCGAGGGCGGCCGGGCCCGTTCCGGAAGGAGTACTCTGCCAGCCGAGCCACAGCGACGCCGGCAGACCGGCGCAGCGAGGGAGGCAGTCAGCATGTCGCCTACCGCCACCAGCCGCACCCACAAGCACGTGCTCACCCCGTGGAGCAAGCAGTCGGCGGTCAACACGCCGACGATCACGCGGGGCCAGGGCTCGTACCTCTACGACGAGGACGGCAAGCGCTACCTCGACCTCTCGGCGGGCCTCGTCGCCGTGAACCTCGGGCACGGCCACCCCGCCGTCGTCGACGCGATCAAGCGCCAGGCCGAGCGCCTCCTCTACGCCGCGCCCTCGCTGATGAACGACGTGCGCAGCGACTTCGCGGCGCTGCTCTCCGAGGTCTCGCCCTGGGACGAGGGCGCGCGCGTCTTCTTCACGGCCAACGGCGGCGAGGGCAACGAGGACGCGGTCAAGATGTCGCGCATGATCACCGGCCGGCACAAGGTGCTGGTGGCATACCGGTCGTTCCACGGCTCGGCGCCGGGCGCCGGCAGCCTCACCGGCGAGGACAGGCGCTGGCCGAACGAGCCGGGCATGCCGGGCGTGGTGCGCTTCTTCGCGCCCTACCCGTTCAACTCGCCGTTCTTCACCGACGACCCGGCCGAGGAGACGCGGCGCGCGCTGCAGCACCTCGAGGACGTGATCACGTTCGAGGGCGCCAAGAACATCGCCGCCCTCGTGATCGAGCCCGTGGTCGGTTCGAACGGCGTGGTCGTCTACCCCGAGGGCTACCTCAAGGGCCTGCGCGACATCACCGCCCGCCACGGCATCGTGCTGGTGTTCGACGAGGTCATGACGGGCTTCGGCCGCACCGGCGAGACGTTCGCGGCGCAGCGCTTCGAGGTCACGCCCGACATGATCGTCTTCGCCAAGGGCGTCGCCTCGGCGTACGTGCCTCTCGGCGGCGTGCTCGTGCGCGAGTCGCTGGCCGAGCACTTCGACGACAACGTGCTGATGTGCGGCCACACCTACTCTGGCCACCCGCTGGCGATGGCCGCCGGCCTCGCGACCGTGACGGCGATGCGCCAGGAGGGCCTGTTCCGGCGCGCACGGGAGCTCGAGCCCGTGATCCGCGACGGCCTCGAGACGCTCAAGGAGCGCCACCCCGTGGTCGGCGACGTGCGCGGGGTCGGCGCGTTCTTCGGCATCGAGCTCGTCAAGGACCGCGCCACGCGCGAGCCGCTCGTGCCGTGGTACGGCGGGGACAACGCTCCCATCGGCAAGCTCACGGCGGCGCTGCGCGAGCGCGGCGTCTACGCCTTCGGACGCTACAACGTGCTCATCGTCTCGCCGCCCCTCACGATCTCGCGCGAGGACCTGTCCTTCGGGTTCGAGGGGCTCGACGCGGCGCTGAAGGTGCTGGCCTAG
- a CDS encoding glycosyltransferase — MSPPLVTIGIPTYNRARGYLREALASALAQTYERVEVVVADNCSEDDTAEVVAEVGAGRVRYHRHERNLGAQANFNSLLELAAGDHFVLLHDDDLIDADFVATCVAAMGERRPGLVRTGTRVIGEDGRVVYQRLNQAPGTDVRGLVEAWFANRTSFYLCSTMFDTAVLRGVGGFDTPRALFNDVAAYVRVAAAAGTVEVPDVKATFRMHQDSAGKAAKVRAWAEDAAYVVELMTDLVSPSAALPDTAFAARAREYFCGNCYHRASRIADPRARREAMAAVHEALGCTPPWRYELERLALRVRRRLGPRPA, encoded by the coding sequence GTGAGCCCACCGCTGGTCACGATCGGCATCCCGACGTACAACAGGGCGCGCGGCTACCTCCGCGAGGCGCTGGCGTCGGCGCTGGCGCAGACCTACGAGCGCGTCGAGGTCGTCGTGGCCGACAACTGCTCGGAGGACGACACCGCCGAGGTGGTGGCCGAGGTCGGCGCCGGCCGCGTCAGGTACCACAGGCACGAGAGGAACCTGGGCGCGCAGGCGAACTTCAACTCGCTCCTCGAGCTCGCCGCGGGCGACCACTTCGTGCTGCTGCACGACGACGACCTGATCGACGCCGACTTCGTCGCCACCTGTGTCGCGGCCATGGGGGAGAGGCGGCCGGGCCTGGTGCGGACGGGCACCCGCGTGATCGGCGAGGACGGCCGCGTCGTGTACCAGCGCCTGAACCAGGCCCCCGGCACCGACGTCCGCGGCCTCGTCGAGGCCTGGTTCGCGAACCGCACCTCGTTCTACCTCTGCAGCACGATGTTCGACACGGCGGTGCTGCGCGGCGTCGGCGGCTTCGACACGCCGCGCGCCCTGTTCAACGACGTGGCCGCCTACGTTCGCGTCGCCGCCGCGGCCGGGACCGTCGAGGTCCCCGACGTCAAGGCGACGTTCCGGATGCACCAGGACAGCGCCGGCAAGGCCGCGAAGGTGAGGGCGTGGGCCGAGGACGCCGCCTACGTCGTCGAGCTGATGACGGACCTGGTGTCGCCCTCGGCGGCGCTGCCGGACACCGCCTTCGCCGCGCGGGCCAGGGAGTACTTCTGCGGCAACTGCTACCACCGGGCCAGCCGCATCGCCGACCCGCGCGCCCGGCGCGAGGCGATGGCGGCGGTGCACGAGGCCCTCGGCTGCACGCCGCCGTGGCGCTACGAGCTCGAGCGCCTCGCGCTGCGCGTGCGGCGCCGCCTGGGGCCCCGGCCCGCTTGA
- a CDS encoding extracellular solute-binding protein, whose protein sequence is MRRSALKVLAALLALTPVAAAQPEIELTWWINPWRIVTPDLPEGQSPTGEEYARYMSERFMELHPNVTVHYELVPNAGFGEKVTTAIFAGNPPDVLKDLDWNPEWAREGLLEPIDPYLTDEDRQDFLPYALEKGNVDGQHYIWPWNNSNNGMGSTLLLNTALFEEAGVEVPPLPDRSWTIDEFLAAAEKLTMDRDGDGTTDVYAITFAARDTENMLAWLMRFGAKLINDEGTAFVLNSEEGVRALQFIVDLIYEYGYAPRGGEALDVYGTIENLHNGRAAIGYGGIYEIGRIDRYLKEGRIADPIDVVIAPFPHDPEVGPIAYQTSGGFVVFKQEDDYKREMAMEFARFLTSRENIKMLESLLYITARRSANAELDFANVADYTDDVPTEVQVYQAAIDHGVPYFGPSDLDISPAMEYFTAAMEAALSRTKTPQQALDDFVREANRAVFGN, encoded by the coding sequence ATGCGACGGTCCGCACTGAAGGTGCTCGCGGCGCTGCTGGCTCTCACGCCGGTGGCCGCTGCGCAGCCAGAGATCGAGCTCACGTGGTGGATCAACCCGTGGCGCATCGTCACGCCGGACCTGCCCGAGGGCCAGAGCCCCACGGGCGAGGAGTACGCCCGGTACATGAGCGAGCGCTTCATGGAGCTCCACCCCAACGTCACCGTCCACTACGAGCTGGTGCCCAACGCCGGTTTCGGCGAGAAGGTGACGACGGCGATCTTCGCCGGCAACCCGCCGGACGTCCTCAAGGACCTGGACTGGAACCCCGAGTGGGCGCGCGAGGGCCTGCTCGAGCCGATCGACCCCTACCTCACCGACGAGGACCGTCAGGACTTCCTGCCCTACGCCCTCGAGAAGGGCAACGTCGACGGCCAGCACTACATCTGGCCGTGGAACAACTCGAACAACGGCATGGGCTCGACGCTGCTCCTCAACACCGCCCTGTTCGAGGAGGCGGGCGTCGAGGTCCCGCCGCTGCCCGACCGCTCCTGGACGATCGACGAGTTCCTCGCCGCGGCGGAGAAGCTCACGATGGACCGCGACGGCGACGGCACGACCGACGTCTACGCGATCACCTTCGCCGCCCGCGACACCGAGAACATGCTGGCCTGGCTGATGCGCTTCGGCGCGAAGCTCATCAACGACGAGGGCACGGCGTTCGTCCTCAACTCCGAGGAGGGCGTGCGGGCGCTGCAGTTCATCGTCGACCTCATCTACGAGTACGGCTACGCGCCGCGCGGCGGCGAGGCCCTCGACGTGTACGGCACGATCGAGAACCTGCACAACGGCCGCGCCGCGATCGGCTACGGCGGCATCTACGAGATCGGGCGCATCGACCGCTACCTCAAGGAGGGGCGCATCGCCGACCCCATCGACGTCGTGATCGCGCCGTTCCCGCACGACCCCGAGGTCGGGCCCATCGCCTACCAGACCTCCGGCGGCTTCGTCGTCTTCAAGCAGGAGGACGACTACAAGCGCGAGATGGCGATGGAGTTCGCGCGGTTCCTGACGAGCAGAGAGAACATCAAGATGCTCGAGAGCCTGCTCTACATCACGGCGCGACGCTCCGCGAACGCCGAGCTCGACTTCGCGAACGTCGCCGACTACACCGACGACGTGCCCACCGAGGTGCAGGTCTACCAGGCCGCGATCGACCACGGCGTGCCCTACTTCGGGCCGTCCGACCTCGACATCTCGCCGGCGATGGAGTACTTCACCGCCGCCATGGAGGCCGCGCTCAGCCGCACCAAGACACCGCAGCAGGCCCTCGACGACTTCGTGAGGGAGGCCAACCGGGCCGTCTTCGGCAACTGA